One part of the Candidatus Kryptoniota bacterium genome encodes these proteins:
- a CDS encoding Gfo/Idh/MocA family oxidoreductase: MSNDHFGLAVIGCGRWGINHVRTAHRLFGDKLMLVADSSTAAAAKVRSVSDKIRFSTDLNDVICNREINSVIVATPAETHFAVAKSLLLKDKNVLVEKPITLHSLEAVELRKIAEDRGLKLMVGHVLLFHPAVLRLKELVKGGKIGRLQYIYSNRLNFGTVRTEENILWSFAPHDISIVQLLTESNPIDVYARGASFLQPNLEDSTVTYLVYPGNVHAHIFVSWLHPFKEQRLVVIGDKGMMVFEDSAPKDKLKFYPKRFNNANGTIEKFDGEFEVINHEEKEPLAEEQLHFRNSVVNNIRPLTDGKHALEVLEILEKAERSLRDNAI, encoded by the coding sequence TTGAGCAACGACCATTTCGGATTAGCCGTCATAGGCTGCGGCAGGTGGGGAATCAACCACGTTCGGACGGCCCACCGACTTTTCGGCGATAAGCTCATGCTCGTTGCTGATTCAAGTACGGCGGCGGCAGCGAAGGTGAGGTCGGTCTCCGACAAGATTAGATTTTCGACCGATCTCAATGACGTTATCTGCAACAGGGAAATCAACTCCGTGATCGTGGCTACACCTGCAGAGACGCATTTCGCCGTCGCAAAGTCTCTTCTGTTGAAGGACAAGAACGTACTCGTCGAGAAACCGATCACGCTTCATTCGCTGGAGGCGGTGGAGCTGCGGAAGATTGCGGAGGATCGCGGCTTGAAACTCATGGTCGGCCATGTCCTCCTTTTTCATCCCGCAGTACTGAGACTGAAGGAGCTGGTGAAGGGAGGCAAGATCGGCAGGCTGCAGTACATCTACAGCAACAGGCTCAATTTCGGGACGGTGAGGACGGAAGAAAATATCCTGTGGAGCTTCGCGCCCCATGACATCTCGATTGTCCAGCTACTGACGGAATCCAATCCTATCGACGTTTACGCACGCGGTGCATCGTTCCTCCAACCTAACCTTGAAGACTCAACCGTGACTTATCTCGTCTATCCCGGCAATGTGCATGCGCATATTTTCGTGAGCTGGCTCCATCCGTTCAAAGAGCAGAGGCTCGTCGTGATCGGGGACAAGGGGATGATGGTGTTCGAGGACAGTGCACCGAAAGACAAGTTGAAGTTCTACCCGAAGCGGTTCAACAACGCAAATGGAACCATTGAGAAATTCGACGGCGAGTTCGAAGTCATAAACCACGAAGAGAAAGAGCCCCTTGCTGAGGAGCAGCTGCATTTTCGCAACTCTGTCGTGAACAACATAAGACCTCTTACCGATGGCAAGCATGCCCTTGAGGTATTGGAAATACTTGAAAAAGCTGAAAGGAGTCTCAGGGATAATGCAATCTAA
- a CDS encoding class I SAM-dependent methyltransferase: protein MGFKSRLRRIFRPFYLALVPFNATHYWQKRYANGGNSGDGSYGELAKFKADVINSIVEKHKIQSVADFGCGDGNQLSLLKIPRYTGLDVSEKAIQLCKHKFAGDPTKSFRLYDSKYKHPDAQSEASISLDVIYHLVNDPVFEKYMTDLITSATRFVIIYSSNTNEQTKNRPAHLKQRKFSDWIDRNHPELKLIEHIPNPHPFANGCGSISDFYIYQKAI, encoded by the coding sequence ATGGGATTTAAATCAAGACTCAGACGCATCTTCAGGCCCTTCTACCTGGCACTCGTACCGTTCAATGCCACACACTATTGGCAGAAGCGATATGCGAACGGTGGCAACTCCGGGGACGGGTCTTATGGCGAGCTCGCCAAGTTCAAGGCAGATGTCATCAATTCGATAGTGGAGAAGCACAAGATTCAATCGGTTGCTGACTTCGGCTGCGGTGACGGCAACCAACTTTCCTTACTCAAGATTCCACGCTATACGGGTCTAGATGTTTCTGAAAAGGCGATCCAACTCTGCAAACACAAATTTGCGGGAGATCCGACCAAAAGCTTCCGACTCTATGATTCGAAGTACAAGCATCCTGACGCTCAGTCAGAGGCTTCGATTTCGCTTGATGTAATTTACCATTTGGTGAACGATCCGGTGTTTGAGAAGTACATGACAGACCTTATTACATCCGCGACTCGATTCGTTATTATCTATTCGTCCAATACGAATGAGCAAACGAAGAATAGGCCCGCGCACTTAAAGCAGCGGAAGTTTTCGGATTGGATCGACAGAAATCACCCCGAGCTCAAGCTGATCGAGCATATACCGAACCCGCACCCATTCGCTAACGGATGCGGATCGATATCTGATTTTTACATTTACCAGAAGGCTATTTAA
- a CDS encoding Gfo/Idh/MocA family oxidoreductase, producing the protein MKVAVIGLGYWGPNLVRNFLGTDGVKEVYAVDVNETRLFQVSKRLPGAKFEKDFEKLLDSVDVDAVVIATPVSSHYSLAKKALEAGKHVLVEKPLTSSVAQADELCALAAGRNLVLMVDHTFVYTGAVRKIKEIIESGDVGDLFYFDSVRVNLGLFQHDVNVIWDLATHDVSIMDYLIDKKPVAVSAYGTSHYNHVEDVAYVVVKFPDNLIAHFHVNWLAPVKVRQILIGGQKRMILYDDVEPSEKVKVYDKGVDIKTREGIYQTLIQYRTGDMFAPKLDGTEALAALCANFISSIQGKSKPQSDGQSGLNVVRILEAANKSIRQNGKDILLD; encoded by the coding sequence ATGAAAGTTGCCGTGATTGGCTTGGGGTACTGGGGTCCGAATTTGGTACGAAATTTTCTTGGAACGGATGGTGTAAAGGAAGTATACGCTGTAGATGTGAACGAAACGAGATTATTCCAGGTCTCCAAAAGACTCCCAGGAGCGAAATTTGAGAAGGACTTCGAGAAGCTCCTCGATTCTGTCGACGTCGATGCTGTGGTGATCGCAACTCCCGTCTCTTCGCATTATTCACTTGCGAAGAAAGCTCTCGAAGCGGGAAAGCACGTACTGGTGGAGAAGCCGCTCACAAGTTCGGTGGCACAAGCGGACGAGTTATGCGCGCTGGCCGCCGGGCGGAACCTGGTCCTTATGGTCGACCATACATTTGTTTACACCGGCGCGGTGAGAAAGATCAAGGAGATCATCGAATCCGGCGACGTTGGTGACTTGTTCTATTTCGATTCTGTGCGCGTTAACCTCGGACTGTTTCAACACGACGTAAACGTAATATGGGACCTTGCTACGCATGATGTCTCTATTATGGATTACCTGATCGACAAGAAACCGGTCGCGGTCAGCGCTTACGGAACTTCCCACTATAACCACGTCGAAGACGTCGCCTATGTCGTCGTGAAATTCCCGGACAACCTTATCGCACACTTCCATGTGAATTGGCTCGCCCCCGTAAAGGTGAGACAGATTCTCATCGGCGGACAGAAGAGAATGATTCTCTACGATGACGTCGAGCCGAGTGAGAAGGTCAAGGTGTATGACAAAGGCGTGGACATAAAAACCCGCGAGGGAATTTACCAGACGTTGATACAGTACCGGACGGGCGATATGTTTGCTCCGAAACTGGATGGGACGGAGGCGCTTGCCGCATTGTGCGCGAACTTCATTTCAAGCATTCAGGGAAAATCAAAACCTCAATCCGACGGCCAGTCCGGTCTGAATGTCGTGCGCATTTTGGAAGCCGCAAACAAATCCATCCGCCAAAACGGGAAGGATATACTTCTCGACTGA
- a CDS encoding ATP-grasp domain-containing protein, whose product MNGDQITVLISGAGTATCQSVIKGLRKQTSYKLLRIITYDMNPENAGKFMSDEFCTVPAASDPDFMKRIGNIVRECKVDAVIPIVDWEFRKLSESREDFLKTLGCRIVISSPETVDICDDKLMMNRFLTGIGIHTPKVFSAGEAAKLSVPFIVKPQINGRGSIDVYKTRSREELAFYLKKIQNPLITECLEGEEFTIDLMFDFNSRPVAGLVRKRIETKGGLAYKAEVVLDDGALKEAYKIGEALRVIGPANMQFIKTASGNYFFDLNPRFSGALACTIGAGLNTPLLLLHILKQREIPPEDLNYKLVRMYRYWNEFFSQPD is encoded by the coding sequence GTGAACGGCGATCAAATTACTGTCCTTATTTCAGGCGCGGGAACGGCTACATGCCAATCGGTCATCAAGGGGCTGAGGAAACAGACATCCTACAAGCTGCTCCGAATTATTACCTATGACATGAATCCTGAAAACGCGGGGAAGTTCATGAGCGACGAGTTCTGTACGGTGCCTGCGGCGAGCGACCCGGATTTTATGAAGCGCATCGGAAATATAGTCCGCGAATGTAAGGTGGACGCAGTTATTCCGATCGTCGACTGGGAGTTCAGGAAGCTTTCTGAATCGCGTGAGGATTTCCTGAAGACTCTCGGGTGCCGCATAGTGATCTCTTCTCCGGAGACCGTGGATATCTGCGACGACAAGCTGATGATGAATCGCTTTCTGACCGGGATCGGCATTCACACGCCGAAAGTGTTTTCGGCCGGGGAGGCGGCAAAGCTGAGCGTACCCTTCATAGTCAAGCCTCAGATAAACGGCAGGGGATCGATAGACGTCTACAAGACCCGCTCTCGCGAGGAACTCGCGTTTTATCTCAAAAAAATCCAGAATCCGCTGATTACCGAGTGCCTTGAAGGAGAAGAATTTACAATTGATCTTATGTTCGACTTCAACTCGCGGCCCGTTGCTGGTCTGGTCAGAAAAAGGATTGAGACCAAGGGAGGACTCGCTTACAAGGCGGAGGTGGTTCTCGACGATGGAGCACTGAAGGAAGCCTATAAAATAGGCGAAGCTCTAAGGGTCATCGGGCCGGCGAACATGCAGTTCATTAAGACAGCAAGTGGAAATTACTTCTTCGATCTAAACCCCCGCTTTTCCGGAGCCCTTGCATGCACTATCGGTGCGGGTCTGAACACGCCGCTGCTGCTGCTTCACATATTGAAGCAAAGGGAAATTCCGCCCGAAGATCTGAACTACAAACTAGTGAGAATGTATAGATACTGGAATGAATTCTTCTCTCAACCAGATTAA
- a CDS encoding exopolysaccharide biosynthesis polyprenyl glycosylphosphotransferase — protein MAIRIAAYKFTLLLIDLLVVYLCFMGSTWLRFGYIQPRELFPAVILTLVSGFIFQYNSLYKINVFLDRSASAILLLKSMIAIAVVYIVGGFMTKFIIVVPSRLAFAYFFASLLFAFWLYRIVILPAVFDKIGSSGVRRRRVLVVGAGNAGRRFASAIELKKGLGLQIVGFADDTIPAGTGVLNGFRVLGDTSSLDYLVHSNSCNEIVIAIDNISHSRMLSLIEQAKLTGSTVKVVSNLFETITEVTTTEAYTIHPTVTVTRGLYSSVTKYYQRISDIILALIGLTILLPFFVIASIAIKLTSKGPVLYPHDRVGMDGELFKMYKFRSMYVSDKEDTKRKEMMLEFMKGNGSKVDKVIDHARVTWVGRLMRAMTFDEMPQLFNVLKGDMSLVGPRPVLPYEYESFKDWHHQRDRVLPGCTGFWQVHGRSKTSFDDMVVMDLYMIENMSPWLYLELILKTIPAIIFKRGAK, from the coding sequence ATGGCAATTCGTATTGCCGCATACAAGTTCACGCTTCTTCTGATTGACCTGCTGGTCGTATACTTGTGCTTCATGGGCTCGACGTGGCTGAGGTTCGGGTACATCCAGCCGAGGGAGCTGTTTCCGGCTGTCATCCTCACGCTTGTATCCGGATTCATCTTCCAGTACAACAGTCTCTACAAGATCAATGTTTTTCTCGACAGGTCTGCATCCGCAATTCTCCTCCTGAAGTCGATGATCGCGATAGCGGTCGTTTACATCGTGGGCGGATTCATGACCAAGTTCATAATCGTGGTTCCGAGTAGACTCGCCTTCGCATACTTCTTTGCAAGCCTGCTATTTGCATTCTGGCTCTATCGCATAGTGATCCTGCCGGCGGTGTTCGACAAAATCGGATCCTCTGGCGTGAGAAGGAGGAGAGTGCTGGTCGTTGGCGCGGGGAACGCGGGTCGCCGCTTCGCGTCCGCCATCGAACTTAAGAAAGGCCTCGGCCTCCAGATAGTCGGCTTCGCCGATGATACCATCCCGGCGGGCACAGGCGTGCTCAACGGGTTCCGCGTTCTCGGGGACACTTCATCCCTCGATTATCTCGTACACTCCAATTCATGTAACGAGATAGTCATAGCGATCGACAACATATCGCACTCCCGGATGCTTTCGCTTATCGAACAGGCCAAACTCACCGGCTCGACCGTAAAGGTCGTTTCCAACCTCTTCGAGACGATCACGGAAGTGACGACTACGGAAGCTTATACGATCCATCCGACGGTCACAGTGACGCGCGGGCTCTATTCGTCGGTTACAAAATATTATCAGCGCATCTCGGATATCATTCTTGCACTGATCGGGTTAACAATCCTGCTGCCCTTCTTTGTCATCGCCTCGATCGCGATTAAACTGACATCGAAAGGTCCCGTCCTCTATCCACACGACCGCGTCGGGATGGATGGCGAGCTGTTCAAGATGTACAAGTTTCGGTCGATGTACGTCAGTGACAAGGAAGACACGAAGCGGAAAGAGATGATGCTGGAATTCATGAAGGGCAATGGGAGCAAGGTCGATAAGGTGATCGACCACGCGCGGGTAACCTGGGTCGGAAGGTTGATGCGCGCCATGACATTCGACGAGATGCCTCAGTTGTTCAATGTTCTAAAGGGCGACATGAGCCTCGTCGGACCACGACCTGTGCTTCCCTACGAGTACGAGTCCTTCAAGGATTGGCACCACCAAAGGGACCGTGTTCTCCCGGGGTGCACAGGATTCTGGCAAGTTCACGGAAGAAGTAAAACTTCATTTGACGATATGGTAGTGATGGATCTTTACATGATCGAAAATATGTCTCCTTGGCTCTATCTGGAATTAATTCTCAAGACCATCCCCGCAATCATTTTCAAGCGAGGAGCGAAGTAG
- a CDS encoding DegT/DnrJ/EryC1/StrS family aminotransferase yields MKVPFLDLKAQYHSIKKEIDDAVIGVFESTSFVLGKTVSDFEKRFADIHGVKHCVGVSSGTDGNHMALWALGVGPGDDVIVPANTFIATAWGATLCGAKPVFVDCHPESYNIDPEKVGPVITPRTKAIVAVHLYGQSADMDGISSQLSIMNFEVSEPGVFVNRKSGQKIFLVEDCAQSHIAEYNKKKVGGLSKASSFSFYPGKNLGAYGEAGAVATNDDDLARKFRMLRDHGAEEKYVHKSFGHNYRMEAVQGAVLGVKLGYLQSWTEARRKVAARYSDLLSDISEVVVPAEMPYAKHVYHLFVLRLNSRAPLIAKSGAEVRNDLQKFLNEREIATGLHYPLPLHLQPCFAHLGYRHGEFPVTEQLAELGLSLPMYPELSVEQTKYVSDTIHEFFTNRKSS; encoded by the coding sequence ATGAAAGTCCCGTTTCTCGATTTGAAAGCTCAATATCACTCAATCAAGAAGGAGATCGACGATGCTGTAATCGGCGTGTTTGAAAGCACATCATTTGTGCTGGGAAAGACCGTTTCAGATTTTGAAAAACGGTTCGCCGATATTCACGGTGTGAAACACTGCGTAGGTGTAAGCTCAGGGACAGATGGAAATCATATGGCGCTTTGGGCACTCGGTGTCGGGCCCGGAGATGACGTGATCGTTCCCGCCAACACTTTCATAGCAACGGCCTGGGGTGCAACACTCTGCGGTGCGAAACCCGTTTTCGTTGATTGCCATCCCGAGAGCTACAATATCGATCCGGAAAAAGTAGGACCCGTGATAACACCTCGGACAAAAGCAATCGTCGCCGTTCACCTCTACGGACAGTCGGCTGACATGGATGGAATCAGCTCTCAATTATCAATCATGAATTTTGAAGTGAGTGAGCCGGGCGTCTTCGTGAATCGGAAATCGGGGCAGAAGATATTTCTAGTTGAAGACTGCGCGCAGTCGCACATTGCGGAGTACAATAAAAAGAAAGTGGGCGGCCTGTCGAAGGCCTCCTCGTTCTCGTTCTATCCCGGGAAGAACCTCGGTGCGTACGGCGAGGCGGGAGCTGTCGCGACGAACGATGACGATCTCGCAAGAAAATTCAGGATGCTGAGAGATCATGGCGCGGAAGAAAAGTACGTTCACAAATCGTTCGGGCACAATTACAGAATGGAAGCAGTGCAGGGGGCAGTGCTCGGTGTGAAGCTGGGATATCTTCAGAGTTGGACAGAAGCCAGGAGAAAGGTTGCCGCACGATATTCGGATTTGCTTTCGGATATTTCTGAAGTAGTTGTTCCTGCCGAGATGCCGTATGCCAAACACGTTTATCATTTGTTTGTCTTGCGCCTGAATTCCCGTGCTCCGTTAATTGCAAAGTCGGGTGCAGAGGTCAGAAATGACCTGCAGAAGTTCCTGAATGAGCGGGAAATCGCCACCGGCCTGCATTATCCTCTTCCGCTTCACCTTCAGCCGTGTTTTGCGCATCTCGGATACCGGCATGGTGAGTTCCCTGTCACAGAGCAATTAGCTGAATTGGGCTTATCTTTACCCATGTATCCGGAGCTCTCTGTTGAGCAAACCAAATATGTCTCCGATACAATTCACGAATTCTTCACTAACAGGAAGAGCAGCTGA
- a CDS encoding putative Ig domain-containing protein, with product MIKYISFICGLLTLECALWAVPRTLEAQSYVSNVPNNLKIGGVSFRVDDDHPISEWYSYAKVFDKYGYHFTFAQNLELEQGVEDYFQMIRNLQASGHEMADHTPNHNTLFFGVDDTTAYSGAPGVDHINGNTVCLTYDHNIDTSLYNGQAAPGGCVISIIGGMAYSIDPGAFRDFVKMNGTLWGIYIPGTHQLYSIGDLSNVYASDSTNIDTLKLLSYWWETVPIKDTMGVWCHFVGEYNVKVTTAALELLADRTLQLCDAHSLARPATWIQPGGMWPFAQPTQIEQIYGNERGYTSAETFPTASLKCYDQSGSSQDTRFRINWGDFYEDQWELKTVESVIADNVARHYFLMGHSHFNELLGGWNGYVSRMDSLLAWCRQNSSRIQVQTVGEMTHLLYDVPQDPYVNIMPPLNVDLDNNQVPDGYWMSPTSVLDSTDGLLSDGGYSLSVSTKATFCTITDLAGVEKGQNDFSIWTKGATGDTITVTFSMTGYPNQVYTFPATSAGWTNYTLYRSANHDTSLVIPSDVSTLNIAVICTSYKSGTVKVSGMLLRKKMTLPISILGLPDTMATVGRNFSTQLVTACMYPADPISYQLLTAPAWLQISANGTLSGVAPVVPGVFAVSIVAADQHGDTASITSAIHVEGVHPSAIQIVSAPDSVVAPNATYYSPVYSIGVDVNDTLTYTLLTGPRWLSMMADGILSGIAPITDSTTHLVTIVVRDQFADADTQSYWISVHPIVVDSLNYSDSPLNHGWVASLASGTISVGFDSTIHAKKLSVSSQSGLDFGIDKYGRWLANTVTASVKGSSPYLLRVWLVDNNSTSTYISYYPGSGASMINPDNTISIYIGNAASSGSWTSFARNLDLDLTSVKWGSTVRRILGFSIRGSVQVADLNFGQDVNDSAVPPALKVASTFQLVQNYPNPFNPATTISYYLPLQSSVLIRIYNVLGERVKTILERSNVAHGDHSVVWRGDTDFGTMVSSGVYFCQMEATPTNGAPKFVAVKKMLLLK from the coding sequence ATGATCAAATATATCTCTTTTATCTGCGGTCTCCTCACCCTTGAGTGCGCCTTATGGGCCGTACCACGAACCCTTGAAGCTCAGTCATACGTATCAAACGTCCCGAATAATCTCAAGATCGGCGGAGTCAGTTTCAGAGTGGATGACGATCACCCCATCAGTGAGTGGTATTCCTACGCAAAGGTTTTCGACAAGTACGGTTATCATTTCACGTTCGCGCAAAACCTGGAACTGGAGCAGGGCGTCGAAGATTATTTTCAAATGATAAGAAACCTCCAGGCAAGCGGACACGAAATGGCTGACCACACGCCCAATCACAATACGCTTTTCTTCGGAGTAGACGACACAACGGCCTATTCGGGCGCTCCCGGAGTAGATCACATTAACGGCAACACCGTCTGCCTCACTTACGACCATAACATCGATACCTCTCTCTACAACGGTCAGGCTGCACCAGGCGGATGCGTCATTAGTATCATAGGCGGAATGGCATACAGCATCGATCCGGGGGCTTTCAGAGATTTCGTGAAAATGAACGGCACTCTCTGGGGCATCTATATCCCGGGGACGCATCAACTCTACAGCATCGGTGACCTCTCGAACGTTTACGCGTCGGACTCCACCAACATCGACACGCTCAAGCTGCTCAGCTATTGGTGGGAGACTGTTCCCATCAAGGACACTATGGGCGTTTGGTGCCACTTCGTGGGGGAATATAATGTCAAGGTCACCACCGCGGCACTCGAACTCCTCGCCGACAGGACGCTTCAGCTTTGTGATGCCCACAGCTTGGCAAGACCTGCCACTTGGATCCAGCCTGGAGGAATGTGGCCTTTTGCTCAACCCACTCAGATAGAACAGATCTACGGAAACGAGCGAGGGTACACTTCAGCTGAAACGTTTCCAACCGCCAGTCTGAAATGCTACGATCAGTCCGGCTCGAGTCAGGACACCAGATTCAGGATCAATTGGGGCGATTTCTACGAGGACCAGTGGGAGCTCAAGACTGTCGAATCCGTGATTGCCGACAATGTGGCACGGCACTACTTCCTTATGGGTCATAGCCACTTCAATGAACTACTTGGAGGTTGGAATGGTTATGTCTCCCGCATGGACAGCCTCCTGGCGTGGTGCCGTCAGAATTCTAGTCGAATCCAGGTACAGACAGTCGGGGAGATGACGCATCTTCTCTATGATGTTCCTCAGGACCCATATGTGAATATAATGCCTCCGCTGAATGTTGACCTCGATAACAATCAAGTTCCTGACGGATACTGGATGAGTCCGACGTCCGTGCTGGATAGCACCGACGGACTCCTATCCGACGGTGGATACAGCCTCTCCGTTTCAACGAAAGCAACTTTCTGTACGATCACCGACCTTGCAGGCGTCGAAAAGGGACAGAACGATTTCAGTATCTGGACAAAGGGCGCAACCGGGGACACTATAACCGTAACATTCTCAATGACCGGTTATCCAAATCAGGTTTACACATTTCCTGCGACGAGTGCTGGTTGGACAAACTACACTCTCTACCGATCTGCGAACCATGATACCAGCCTTGTGATCCCTAGCGATGTCTCAACCCTAAACATCGCGGTGATTTGCACAAGCTACAAGAGTGGCACGGTCAAGGTGAGCGGAATGCTTCTTAGGAAGAAGATGACACTTCCTATCAGTATTCTTGGTTTGCCGGATACGATGGCTACCGTCGGCAGAAATTTTTCCACACAGTTGGTGACTGCGTGTATGTATCCGGCGGATCCCATTTCGTATCAGCTCCTGACAGCGCCTGCCTGGCTGCAGATCAGCGCCAATGGCACGCTCTCAGGCGTAGCTCCAGTGGTACCGGGTGTGTTTGCCGTTTCAATCGTTGCAGCCGACCAGCATGGCGACACTGCTTCTATCACTTCTGCAATACATGTCGAAGGAGTTCATCCCTCGGCAATTCAGATCGTTTCTGCTCCTGACTCTGTCGTCGCACCCAACGCAACGTACTATTCACCCGTCTATTCAATCGGTGTCGATGTGAATGACACCCTGACCTATACGCTTCTCACCGGTCCAAGGTGGTTGTCCATGATGGCCGACGGAATCCTCTCGGGAATTGCTCCCATTACCGACTCGACGACACATCTCGTCACCATAGTTGTGCGAGACCAGTTCGCAGATGCCGACACGCAATCCTACTGGATAAGCGTCCACCCGATTGTCGTGGATTCGCTTAATTATTCCGATTCTCCTCTCAACCACGGCTGGGTGGCGAGTCTGGCGAGCGGGACGATATCTGTCGGTTTTGACTCCACGATCCATGCGAAGAAGCTAAGCGTTTCTTCTCAGAGCGGCCTGGACTTCGGCATTGACAAATACGGCCGCTGGCTTGCGAATACCGTCACCGCTTCTGTAAAAGGCAGCTCGCCTTATCTCTTGAGAGTATGGCTGGTGGATAACAACAGCACTTCGACATACATTAGCTACTATCCGGGGAGCGGTGCATCTATGATCAATCCGGACAACACAATTTCAATCTATATTGGGAACGCGGCAAGTTCAGGGAGCTGGACGTCATTCGCTAGAAATCTCGACCTCGACCTGACCAGCGTCAAGTGGGGAAGTACGGTCCGTAGAATACTTGGGTTTTCAATAAGAGGTTCGGTGCAGGTCGCTGATCTGAACTTCGGTCAGGATGTGAATGACTCAGCGGTCCCGCCTGCTTTGAAGGTCGCCTCCACTTTCCAGCTGGTTCAGAATTATCCCAATCCCTTTAATCCGGCGACAACGATTTCATACTACCTTCCTCTTCAGAGTAGCGTGTTGATTCGAATTTACAATGTTCTTGGCGAGAGGGTGAAAACAATTCTGGAGCGCAGCAATGTCGCTCACGGCGATCATTCCGTTGTGTGGCGAGGTGATACCGACTTCGGGACGATGGTAAGCAGCGGCGTGTACTTCTGCCAGATGGAAGCAACCCCGACCAATGGCGCTCCGAAATTCGTCGCTGTAAAGAAGATGCTCCTTCTGAAATAA
- a CDS encoding PHP domain-containing protein, whose amino-acid sequence MDWLKNKVVVFHVHTRHSFDSLIDPGGMVDACIRNGVELLIITDHDTIDGALAAREYVHDRGFRNFEVIIGEEVSTDIGDIIGFPLNVAVPPGDFFTVCGNIKQQGGLVCLPHPYRSHDLFRIHERDVQDSIDFIETFNSRLNPKFNAYAEQLRLKFGKFALAGTDAHIKSDLCRVPFKLDDQMKMQMVRKGLTPKRNLRMSQGIGSWRKRAYLDIPKYIFLAAFNK is encoded by the coding sequence ATGGATTGGCTAAAGAATAAAGTCGTAGTGTTTCACGTCCACACGCGCCACTCGTTCGACTCCCTGATCGATCCGGGTGGAATGGTGGATGCCTGTATAAGGAACGGCGTTGAGCTACTCATAATTACTGATCATGACACGATCGATGGCGCATTGGCTGCACGAGAGTACGTGCATGATCGCGGGTTCCGGAATTTCGAAGTGATAATCGGTGAGGAAGTATCGACTGATATCGGAGACATCATTGGCTTTCCGCTTAATGTTGCAGTGCCTCCGGGCGACTTCTTCACCGTCTGCGGAAATATAAAGCAGCAGGGGGGCCTGGTCTGTCTTCCGCATCCTTACCGCTCTCATGACTTGTTCAGAATTCACGAAAGAGACGTTCAGGATTCGATTGATTTTATCGAGACATTTAATTCGCGCCTCAATCCCAAATTCAACGCATATGCCGAGCAACTGCGTCTCAAATTCGGAAAGTTTGCACTTGCCGGTACGGATGCACATATCAAATCCGATCTGTGTCGGGTTCCTTTTAAGCTTGATGATCAAATGAAGATGCAGATGGTTCGGAAAGGTCTGACACCGAAAAGAAATCTGCGAATGAGTCAGGGAATCGGGTCGTGGAGAAAGAGAGCTTATCTCGACATCCCAAAATATATTTTCCTGGCTGCGTTTAATAAGTGA